One Rhizobiales bacterium GAS188 DNA window includes the following coding sequences:
- a CDS encoding NitT/TauT family transport system substrate-binding protein, protein MKRKVFKRLVMAAACFAAVGLGGGIQPAAAQTKISLGYTATLGFNGAFIAKDQGFFQKHGLDVELTLIGLNSNIPGALVGNSIQIGGPTPPVLMQANDGGLDLVVIANCSVTDPNNTKDGVMARAGVSIAKPSDFIGKKVGVPGLNAFLHVMFRQWLLNNGVDYEKVNFVEVPFTQSADVLRSGSVDAVITGEPFSTRIVADNIGTLAVPLAVQAPPNISAIFYASTRDWAKAHPDAVKAFHDAIAEAVAFQAKDPAAARISASKFIKLPPEVLSTITLPVLQADVSDAQLQYWVDAMTRQKMLQEKPDVAKLLVR, encoded by the coding sequence ATGAAGCGCAAAGTCTTCAAGCGGCTGGTCATGGCCGCAGCGTGTTTCGCGGCTGTCGGCCTCGGCGGCGGCATCCAGCCTGCGGCGGCGCAGACCAAGATCAGCCTCGGCTACACGGCGACGCTCGGCTTCAACGGAGCCTTCATCGCCAAGGACCAGGGGTTCTTCCAGAAGCACGGCCTCGATGTCGAGCTCACCTTGATCGGGCTCAATTCCAACATCCCCGGCGCGCTGGTCGGCAATTCCATCCAGATCGGCGGACCGACCCCGCCGGTGCTGATGCAGGCCAATGATGGCGGCCTCGATCTCGTCGTCATCGCCAATTGCTCGGTCACCGATCCCAACAACACCAAGGACGGGGTGATGGCGCGCGCCGGCGTCAGCATCGCCAAGCCTTCGGACTTCATCGGCAAGAAGGTCGGCGTGCCGGGTCTCAACGCCTTCCTGCATGTGATGTTCCGCCAATGGCTGTTGAATAACGGCGTCGACTACGAGAAGGTGAATTTCGTCGAGGTGCCCTTCACCCAGAGCGCCGATGTGCTGCGCTCGGGCAGCGTCGATGCGGTGATCACGGGTGAGCCTTTCTCGACGCGCATCGTCGCCGACAATATCGGCACGCTCGCCGTGCCGCTCGCCGTGCAGGCGCCGCCCAATATCTCGGCGATCTTCTATGCCTCGACGCGCGACTGGGCCAAGGCCCATCCCGACGCCGTCAAGGCTTTCCACGACGCCATCGCCGAGGCCGTCGCCTTCCAGGCGAAGGATCCGGCGGCGGCCCGCATCAGCGCCTCGAAATTCATCAAGCTGCCGCCCGAGGTCTTGAGCACCATCACCTTGCCGGTGCTGCAAGCCGATGTGAGCGATGCGCAATTGCAATACTGGGTGGATGCGATGACCCGCCAGAAGATGCTGCAGGAGAAGCCGGACGTCGCCAAGCTGCTGGTCAGATGA
- a CDS encoding transcriptional regulator, GntR family, with amino-acid sequence MVTTASEAAVQRLTQDILSCVLQPDRKLKVRELSDRYAIGATPLREALSQLAARGLVRQEGQKGFRVPPITREQLLDITYTRQVVEGEAFRLAIRHGDVAWEDEIVASFHLLRRSTTAKPGLSQDEWLDAYEVRHHRFHRALIAACPHTTLRVICDDLYSQKTRYRRFVRSLGHAKDKTLVAMHQRLMELALARDTVRAMREIKTHIGSTAQALLAILGDKQGPLVTGGTNLHGEGGK; translated from the coding sequence ATGGTGACAACGGCCTCCGAAGCCGCGGTGCAGCGCCTGACGCAGGACATCCTCTCCTGCGTCTTGCAGCCCGACCGGAAGTTGAAGGTGCGCGAGCTTTCGGATCGCTACGCGATCGGCGCGACGCCTCTGCGGGAGGCGCTGTCGCAGCTCGCGGCGCGGGGGCTGGTGCGGCAAGAGGGCCAGAAGGGCTTCCGCGTCCCGCCCATCACCCGCGAGCAGCTTCTCGACATCACCTATACGCGCCAGGTTGTCGAAGGCGAGGCCTTCCGGCTCGCCATCCGGCATGGCGATGTGGCCTGGGAAGACGAGATCGTCGCGAGCTTCCATCTCTTGCGGCGCAGCACCACCGCCAAGCCAGGCCTGTCACAGGACGAATGGCTCGATGCCTATGAGGTCCGCCATCACCGCTTCCACCGCGCTCTGATCGCGGCCTGCCCGCATACGACATTGCGCGTCATCTGCGACGATCTCTATTCACAGAAGACGCGCTATCGGCGCTTCGTGAGGAGCCTCGGGCATGCGAAGGACAAGACGCTCGTCGCCATGCATCAACGTCTGATGGAGCTCGCGCTCGCCCGCGACACGGTGCGCGCCATGCGCGAGATCAAGACGCATATCGGGTCGACGGCGCAAGCCCTTCTCGCCATCCTAGGAGACAAGCAAGGACCGCTCGTGACGGGCGGCACCAATCTCCACGGTGAAGGCGGCAAGTAA